One Pectobacterium colocasium DNA segment encodes these proteins:
- a CDS encoding methyl-accepting chemotaxis protein, translated as MRLKNISIRTGLLTLLLLTTLLLLIVSSMGVVAIKKDRETLTAQNQIQGIELGNLMSGYNQTLSARASATLAVRKIEIGLLDDGAKETGVVEKHLSQSQEDIDRVIKSANADPKQQALAQEVLKTYQAYFQQGMTPMLSALQKQYTDEYYDVLEKQLGPLSEAFDLSIQNFRQYAQQLSEQGLAQSERNENMMLLLIAVACLLSITLVVLAWIALRHMLLKPLDYAIEQLEQVAAGNLTRRLIQGGDNELGRLNDAISRMQGALLESVSQVRDASTQIDLGSRELFEENTQLAQRTEESVAALEQTAASMEQLSATVKLNADHAELAHQLANNVSNTSSRSNESVCYVIEKMQEIAVSAKRINDILSVIDGIAFQTNILALNASVESARAGEQGRGFAVVAGEVRNLAQHSSQAAKEIRSLILDSQTRVSEGLELASKAGETMDEVTEEIIRITQLMRDISTATQEQHRGIEQVNVAFTQIDKVAQHNAQLVKASSATTQSLEQQSQQLMRSMALFQVEPRLS; from the coding sequence ATGAGGTTGAAAAATATTTCTATTCGTACCGGCTTATTAACGTTATTGCTGTTAACCACCCTGTTGCTACTTATCGTCAGCAGCATGGGCGTAGTCGCGATTAAGAAGGACAGAGAAACGCTGACCGCGCAAAACCAGATTCAGGGCATTGAGCTGGGCAACCTGATGAGCGGCTATAACCAAACGCTCAGCGCACGCGCCTCGGCAACGCTCGCCGTCAGGAAAATCGAAATCGGCCTACTGGACGACGGGGCGAAGGAAACTGGGGTCGTAGAGAAACACCTCAGCCAATCGCAGGAGGATATTGACCGCGTGATCAAATCAGCCAATGCCGATCCGAAGCAGCAGGCGCTCGCGCAGGAGGTATTAAAAACCTATCAGGCCTATTTTCAACAGGGCATGACCCCAATGCTGAGCGCGCTGCAAAAACAGTATACCGACGAATATTATGACGTTCTGGAAAAGCAGCTCGGCCCGCTGAGTGAAGCCTTTGATTTATCGATCCAAAACTTTCGTCAGTATGCCCAACAGCTGTCCGAACAAGGGCTGGCACAGTCCGAACGTAACGAGAACATGATGCTATTGCTGATTGCCGTTGCCTGCCTGCTGTCTATCACGTTGGTTGTCTTAGCCTGGATCGCACTGCGACACATGCTGCTCAAACCGCTGGATTATGCCATTGAGCAACTGGAGCAGGTGGCCGCTGGTAACCTGACCCGTCGCCTGATTCAAGGCGGAGACAACGAACTGGGTAGACTTAATGATGCCATCAGCCGCATGCAGGGTGCGCTGCTGGAGTCGGTTAGCCAGGTACGCGATGCCAGTACGCAAATCGATCTCGGCAGCCGCGAACTCTTTGAAGAGAACACCCAGCTTGCCCAACGCACCGAAGAATCCGTTGCTGCACTGGAACAGACGGCAGCAAGCATGGAGCAACTCAGCGCCACGGTGAAGCTCAATGCCGACCATGCCGAACTCGCGCACCAACTCGCCAACAACGTCTCGAACACCAGCAGCCGCAGCAACGAATCCGTCTGTTACGTGATTGAGAAAATGCAGGAGATCGCCGTCAGCGCTAAACGCATCAATGACATCCTCAGCGTCATTGACGGCATCGCGTTTCAGACCAATATTCTGGCGCTGAACGCCTCCGTCGAATCCGCTCGTGCAGGCGAACAAGGCAGAGGCTTTGCCGTCGTCGCCGGAGAAGTTCGTAATCTGGCGCAGCATAGCTCTCAGGCAGCAAAAGAGATCCGCTCGCTGATTCTGGATTCCCAGACGCGCGTGTCTGAAGGGCTGGAATTGGCTTCTAAAGCGGGTGAAACCATGGATGAAGTGACCGAAGAAATCATCCGCATTACGCAACTGATGCGAGATATTTCCACTGCCACGCAAGAGCAGCATCGCGGTATCGAACAGGTTAACGTCGCTTTCACACAAATCGACAAAGTCGCTCAACACAATGCACAGCTCGTCAAAGCCTCATCCGCGACTACGCAATCGCTGGAGCAGCAGTCTCAGCAGCTCATGCGATCGATGGCGCTGTTTCAGGTAGAGCCTCGCCTTTCCTAA
- a CDS encoding sensor domain-containing diguanylate cyclase, translated as MNNQSVDLITRFDSEAKLHALDSIYAIAEFDLAGKLVEANPLFCKMLGYKKEDIIQKNHTFFLPEAQRQKHDHFWHDVVKGNINAGEFQRKTQKGEIIWLHAAYTPIIDDKGRRIGIIKLATDITQERLLVSEHRARLDAIENAQGVIEFDKDGYITHINKHYLVLTGYEEKELLGQHHRLLCNPVDTEQADYQTFWETLHRGHPISGRFHRLGKDNHSYWIQATYSPIMDSDGNVRKIIKYAHNITQNVETEKKAHQQGIILDILLSVHDSFLLDHNLPSACDKVFERLLDVTNSTFGFIATLQEDEDGQSLYIPAISNLAWDEDTLAWYRNQRRTHGGLRLRKLDNLFGHVVTHNTVVCTNNLLRQKAGRDLPPIHPALYSLLGIPITHNGKAIGMIALANRREGYDQTMIELLAPLVKTLGIIIHARSREDERAQIEASLRFHAGHDFLTGLPNRSSFFEQANAFFLHKQQHQQTDKSCLAIIDIDLFKSINDQYGHLAGDAVLKELAMLMRMSLRQEDLVARLGGEEFIILLKDVSYETAAMTIERIRKAIELHTLEYECQTLHFTISAGIAAYRSDLASVEDWIQLADKNLYAAKRQGRNCVK; from the coding sequence ATGAATAATCAGTCAGTTGATTTGATTACCAGGTTTGACAGTGAAGCCAAACTGCACGCGCTTGATTCCATTTATGCCATTGCCGAATTCGATCTGGCAGGAAAACTGGTTGAAGCTAATCCTCTTTTTTGCAAAATGCTGGGCTATAAAAAAGAAGATATTATTCAGAAAAATCACACATTTTTTCTGCCAGAAGCCCAGCGCCAAAAACACGATCATTTCTGGCACGATGTGGTGAAAGGAAATATCAACGCAGGGGAATTCCAGCGAAAAACGCAAAAAGGAGAAATTATTTGGCTCCATGCTGCTTATACGCCAATTATTGATGATAAAGGCCGACGTATCGGCATCATAAAACTGGCAACGGATATTACGCAGGAAAGACTTCTTGTGTCAGAGCATCGCGCACGGCTGGATGCGATTGAGAACGCGCAAGGCGTAATCGAGTTTGATAAAGACGGCTATATTACCCACATCAATAAACATTATCTGGTGCTAACGGGCTATGAGGAAAAGGAATTACTCGGTCAGCACCACAGACTACTCTGCAATCCCGTTGATACCGAACAAGCCGACTATCAAACGTTTTGGGAGACCCTGCACCGCGGTCACCCCATCAGCGGGCGCTTCCACCGGCTGGGCAAAGACAACCATTCATACTGGATACAAGCGACCTACAGCCCGATCATGGATAGCGACGGCAATGTGAGGAAAATCATTAAATATGCTCACAACATCACACAGAACGTCGAAACCGAAAAAAAAGCCCACCAGCAAGGCATCATTCTCGATATCCTGCTATCAGTCCACGATAGCTTTCTGCTCGACCATAATCTGCCCTCCGCCTGCGATAAAGTCTTTGAACGGCTGCTTGACGTCACCAATAGCACCTTCGGCTTCATTGCCACGTTGCAGGAAGACGAAGACGGTCAGTCGCTCTACATTCCCGCCATATCCAATCTTGCCTGGGATGAAGATACGCTGGCCTGGTACAGAAACCAGCGCAGAACCCACGGCGGCCTGAGGCTCCGTAAACTGGATAATCTGTTTGGTCACGTGGTCACCCACAATACGGTGGTGTGCACCAATAATCTGCTGAGACAAAAGGCTGGCCGGGACCTCCCGCCTATCCATCCCGCACTCTATTCCCTATTGGGGATCCCTATCACTCACAACGGCAAAGCGATCGGAATGATCGCACTGGCTAACCGTCGGGAAGGTTATGATCAAACGATGATCGAGCTACTGGCTCCGCTGGTGAAAACGCTCGGCATCATTATTCACGCCCGTTCACGGGAAGATGAGCGAGCACAGATAGAAGCCTCTCTGCGTTTTCACGCGGGGCATGATTTTCTTACCGGCCTACCCAATCGCAGCAGTTTCTTCGAACAAGCCAACGCCTTTTTTCTGCACAAGCAGCAACACCAGCAGACGGACAAAAGCTGTCTGGCAATTATTGACATCGATTTATTCAAAAGCATCAACGATCAATACGGTCATCTGGCTGGCGATGCCGTCCTCAAAGAGCTGGCGATGCTCATGCGCATGTCGCTACGTCAGGAGGATCTCGTCGCCCGCCTTGGGGGAGAAGAGTTCATTATACTGCTAAAAGATGTCTCTTATGAAACGGCGGCGATGACCATCGAGCGTATCCGTAAGGCGATTGAGCTACATACGCTGGAATACGAATGCCAGACTCTGCATTTCACGATCAGCGCGGGGATTGCCGCTTACCGTTCCGACCTTGCTTCCGTTGAGGACTGGATTCAGTTAGCCGATAAAAACCTCTATGCGGCTAAACGGCAAGGGCGCAACTGTGTGAAATAA
- a CDS encoding type IV pilus twitching motility protein PilT codes for MELDEWMVRSVKHNASDLHLCSGHPPVLRVDGRLQPENTLPRLTPEQVAQWCNAWLEPAQREQLRQFGQVDGALMLPDGQRLRVNVFRQREGLSAALRIIPSAQPSLDGLQAPPVLSMLLEKPNGLILITGATGSGKSTTLAAMIGALNDSSDRHVITLEDPIEFIHVSRRCLIQQREIGAHSASFAQALRAALREDPDVILLGELRDTETIRLALTAAETGHLVLSTLHTRSASQAVDRLIDVFPGEEKAYVRSQLATCLQAVVTQRLLPVAQGGRIALYEVLTATAAVSNLIREGKTHQLPGLIQTGTAAGMQTFEQSYQQRCRDGLISHSCALAV; via the coding sequence ATGGAATTGGATGAGTGGATGGTGCGTAGTGTAAAACATAATGCCTCGGATCTGCACCTTTGTAGCGGCCACCCTCCGGTGCTACGAGTGGATGGGCGGCTACAGCCTGAAAATACCTTACCACGTTTAACGCCGGAGCAGGTGGCGCAATGGTGCAATGCCTGGCTCGAACCCGCGCAGCGAGAGCAACTGCGGCAGTTTGGTCAGGTGGACGGCGCGTTAATGCTGCCCGATGGGCAACGTCTGCGGGTGAATGTGTTTCGCCAGCGGGAAGGGCTGTCTGCGGCGCTGCGTATTATTCCGTCGGCTCAGCCTTCATTGGACGGGCTACAGGCGCCACCCGTTCTGTCGATGCTGCTGGAGAAACCGAACGGACTGATCCTGATTACTGGTGCGACGGGGAGTGGCAAGTCCACGACGCTGGCAGCCATGATCGGGGCGTTAAACGACAGCAGCGATCGCCATGTGATTACACTGGAGGATCCGATCGAGTTTATCCATGTCAGCCGGCGTTGCCTGATTCAACAGCGAGAGATCGGTGCACACAGCGCGTCTTTTGCGCAGGCGTTACGGGCGGCATTGCGGGAAGATCCCGATGTGATTCTGCTGGGGGAACTTCGTGATACAGAGACGATTCGGCTGGCGCTGACGGCGGCGGAAACCGGCCATCTGGTGTTATCTACGCTGCATACACGCAGCGCATCGCAGGCGGTCGATCGTCTGATTGACGTCTTTCCCGGTGAAGAAAAAGCCTATGTTCGCAGCCAGCTCGCCACCTGTTTGCAGGCCGTGGTGACGCAAAGGCTGTTGCCTGTAGCGCAAGGCGGCCGCATTGCGCTTTATGAAGTGCTGACGGCGACTGCGGCGGTCAGCAACCTGATTCGGGAAGGGAAAACGCATCAGCTTCCCGGCCTGATTCAAACGGGAACGGCGGCGGGAATGCAAACGTTCGAGCAAAGCTACCAGCAGCGCTGTCGGGATGGGCTTATTTCACACAGTTGCGCCCTTGCCGTTTAG
- a CDS encoding YggS family pyridoxal phosphate-dependent enzyme — MTTIQQNLQDIRQQIATAAVHCARAPEEITLLAVSKTKPVSAIEEAIAAGQKAFGENYVQEGVEKIHYFQENHPTTPLEWHFIGPLQSNKSRLVAENFDWFHTVDRLRIAQRLSEQRPATLPPLNVLLQINISSEPSKSGIMVAELAELAASVAALPNLQLRGLMAIPAPETDYEQQLAVFKQMATLFQTLSATYPHIDTLSMGMTDDMRAAITAGSTLVRIGTAIFGARDYAAKDYAAKSV; from the coding sequence ATGACGACAATCCAGCAGAATCTACAGGACATCCGGCAGCAAATCGCCACCGCCGCTGTGCATTGCGCGCGAGCACCAGAAGAAATTACGCTACTTGCAGTCAGTAAAACCAAACCTGTGAGCGCGATCGAAGAAGCCATCGCGGCAGGGCAAAAGGCGTTTGGCGAGAACTATGTTCAGGAAGGCGTGGAGAAAATTCATTATTTCCAGGAAAACCACCCGACTACGCCGCTGGAATGGCACTTTATCGGTCCGTTACAGTCAAACAAAAGTCGGCTGGTGGCCGAGAATTTTGACTGGTTTCATACCGTAGATCGGCTACGCATCGCGCAGCGTCTGAGTGAACAACGTCCGGCCACGTTGCCGCCGTTAAATGTGCTATTGCAGATTAATATCAGCAGTGAACCGAGCAAATCCGGCATTATGGTGGCTGAACTCGCGGAGCTTGCCGCCAGCGTCGCCGCGTTACCTAATCTGCAACTGCGTGGCCTGATGGCGATTCCGGCACCGGAAACCGATTACGAACAGCAGTTGGCGGTTTTTAAACAAATGGCAACGCTGTTCCAAACGTTGTCCGCAACTTATCCGCATATTGATACACTCTCTATGGGGATGACGGACGACATGCGCGCGGCGATTACCGCTGGCAGCACGCTGGTGCGCATTGGCACGGCAATCTTTGGCGCGCGCGACTATGCTGCAAAAGACTATGCCGCAAAAAGCGTATAA
- the proC gene encoding pyrroline-5-carboxylate reductase: protein MQQRKIAFIGAGNMAQAIIAGLVNGGYPAQHISVCAPSGKNRDALAAQYGVISSADNVRCAQEADVIVLAVKPQMMATVCEPLHEHVNFTGKLVLSIAAGISIARFQTLLGEPLNIVRIMPNTPSLVGKGMSGMYAPASVSQADKDFTAQLMQSVGKICWVDSESGINGVIAAAGSAPAYFFLFMEAMQQEAIRQGFCQETARLLVQQAASGAAALVEANPDTALSTLRENVTSKGGTTAEALRVFNEQQLTQTVAEAMQAAIARAQEMETLF from the coding sequence ATGCAGCAACGTAAAATAGCGTTTATTGGTGCCGGAAACATGGCGCAGGCCATTATCGCCGGATTAGTCAACGGCGGTTACCCCGCTCAACACATCAGCGTCTGCGCGCCTTCGGGTAAGAACCGCGATGCGCTGGCTGCACAATACGGCGTGATCAGCAGTGCAGACAATGTCCGTTGCGCGCAGGAAGCGGACGTTATTGTACTGGCCGTCAAACCGCAAATGATGGCGACAGTTTGCGAACCGCTGCATGAACACGTCAACTTCACGGGTAAACTGGTACTCTCGATTGCGGCGGGCATCAGCATTGCCCGTTTTCAGACCCTGCTGGGAGAACCGCTGAATATCGTCCGGATTATGCCAAATACGCCGTCTCTGGTCGGAAAAGGCATGAGCGGGATGTATGCCCCCGCGTCCGTCAGTCAGGCTGATAAAGACTTCACCGCACAGCTGATGCAGAGCGTCGGTAAAATTTGCTGGGTGGATAGCGAATCAGGCATTAACGGCGTTATCGCCGCGGCGGGCAGCGCACCGGCCTATTTCTTCCTGTTTATGGAAGCCATGCAGCAGGAAGCTATCCGTCAGGGATTCTGTCAGGAAACCGCTCGCCTGCTGGTGCAACAGGCCGCGTCAGGTGCTGCCGCGCTGGTTGAAGCCAACCCCGATACGGCGCTGTCAACGCTGCGGGAAAATGTCACCTCCAAGGGCGGCACGACGGCAGAAGCCCTGCGGGTATTTAACGAACAGCAGTTGACGCAAACCGTGGCTGAGGCCATGCAGGCGGCAATTGCTCGCGCACAGGAAATGGAAACGCTTTTTTAA
- a CDS encoding YggT family protein, with amino-acid sequence MLTLTFLVKTLVDLYVMVLLLRIWMQWSRSDFYNPLSQFVVKITQPIVGPLRRILPSLGPIDSASLLLAFILTTIKYPLLLLIQVGAISLSPMNLLVGLISLIKSAGYLVFWVIIIRSIMSWVSQGRSPIEYLLHQLTEPLMAPLRRIIPVMGGIDFSAMAVILILYMLNYLGMDLFPGLWFLL; translated from the coding sequence ATGCTCACCCTGACTTTTCTGGTCAAAACGCTGGTCGACCTCTATGTAATGGTCCTGTTGCTGCGCATCTGGATGCAGTGGTCACGTAGCGATTTCTATAACCCGCTGTCGCAGTTTGTCGTCAAAATCACCCAGCCGATTGTCGGGCCGCTGCGCCGCATTTTGCCGTCATTAGGGCCGATTGATAGCGCCTCGCTGCTGCTGGCTTTTATTCTGACGACGATCAAATACCCGTTACTGTTGCTGATTCAGGTTGGCGCGATTTCTCTCAGCCCCATGAACCTGCTGGTCGGGCTCATTTCGCTGATAAAATCCGCCGGCTATCTGGTCTTCTGGGTCATCATCATCCGTTCCATCATGAGCTGGGTCAGCCAGGGCCGTAGCCCTATTGAGTATCTGCTGCATCAGTTAACTGAACCGCTAATGGCACCGCTCCGTCGCATTATTCCGGTCATGGGCGGCATTGATTTCTCTGCGATGGCCGTGATTCTGATTCTGTATATGCTCAACTATCTGGGCATGGATCTGTTCCCGGGGCTGTGGTTCCTGCTGTGA
- the yggU gene encoding DUF167 family protein YggU, whose amino-acid sequence MSAITRHGDALVIRLYIQPKASRDQIVGLHGDELKVAITAPPVDGQANAHLTKFLAKQFRVAKSLVVIEKGELGRHKQIRITHPQHIPADVTDFIE is encoded by the coding sequence GTGAGTGCCATTACCCGCCACGGCGATGCGCTGGTGATTCGGCTGTATATTCAGCCAAAAGCCAGCCGGGATCAGATCGTGGGTTTGCATGGCGACGAACTGAAAGTCGCCATTACCGCACCACCGGTGGATGGGCAGGCCAATGCCCATCTGACCAAATTCCTCGCCAAACAGTTTCGAGTCGCCAAGAGTCTGGTCGTGATTGAAAAAGGCGAACTCGGGCGGCATAAACAGATTAGAATTACCCATCCGCAACACATCCCGGCGGACGTCACGGACTTCATTGAATAA
- the rdgB gene encoding RdgB/HAM1 family non-canonical purine NTP pyrophosphatase, with protein sequence MQKVVLATGNPGKVRELASLLADFGLDIVAQTEIGVDSAEETGLTFIENAILKARHAAQITGLPAIADDSGLAVDALGGAPGIYSARYAGVDASDQQNLDKLLLTLQDVPDAQRRASFHCVLVYLRHAEDPTPIVCHGSWQGVLTHEAAGNGGFGYDPIFFVPELGKTAAELTREEKNAQSHRGQALRLLLDALRNA encoded by the coding sequence ATGCAAAAAGTGGTTTTGGCTACCGGAAACCCCGGTAAAGTGCGCGAGCTCGCCAGCTTGCTGGCCGATTTCGGTCTGGATATTGTGGCGCAGACTGAAATCGGCGTGGATTCCGCCGAAGAAACCGGTCTGACTTTCATCGAAAACGCCATCCTGAAAGCACGTCATGCGGCGCAAATCACGGGATTACCGGCGATTGCCGATGATTCTGGTCTGGCTGTCGATGCACTGGGCGGCGCACCGGGTATTTACTCGGCACGCTACGCGGGTGTGGATGCCAGCGACCAGCAAAATCTGGATAAGCTACTGCTGACACTACAAGACGTACCAGATGCACAACGCCGTGCCAGCTTCCACTGCGTGTTGGTTTATCTGCGCCACGCTGAAGACCCAACGCCGATTGTCTGCCACGGTAGCTGGCAGGGTGTGCTGACGCATGAAGCGGCAGGCAACGGCGGTTTTGGCTATGACCCCATCTTCTTCGTGCCTGAGCTGGGTAAAACGGCCGCAGAGCTGACGCGTGAAGAGAAGAACGCACAGTCTCACCGCGGTCAGGCGCTGCGCTTGCTGCTGGATGCGCTACGCAATGCTTAA
- the hemW gene encoding radical SAM family heme chaperone HemW, whose protein sequence is MLKLPPLSLYIHIPWCVQKCPYCDFNSHALKGDVPHQEYVDHLLADLDADLPLASGRALHSIFIGGGTPSLLSAEAMQALLDGVRARIPLTPDAEITMEANPGTVEADRFSGYQRAGINRISIGVQSFDPQKLTRLGRIHGPDEAKRAAQLATGLGLRSFNLDLMHGLPDQSLDEALDDLRQAIALNPPHLSWYQLTIEPNTLFSSRPPTLPDDDALWDIYEQGHALLSAAGYQQYETSAYAKPGYQCQHNLNYWRFGDYLGIGCGAHGKLTFSDGRILRTVKVRHPRGYMQGTYLDKQHDVANDDRPFEFFMNRFRLLEAAPREDFTAYTGLDEESIRPMLDQALAQGYLTETATHWQITEHGKLFLNSLLELFLTEEE, encoded by the coding sequence ATGCTTAAGCTTCCCCCGCTCAGCCTGTACATCCATATTCCGTGGTGCGTGCAAAAATGCCCGTACTGCGATTTCAACTCTCACGCGCTGAAAGGCGATGTGCCGCATCAGGAATATGTCGATCACCTGCTGGCGGATCTGGACGCCGATTTGCCGTTAGCGAGCGGTCGTGCGCTGCATTCGATCTTCATCGGCGGCGGCACGCCCAGCCTGCTGAGCGCGGAAGCGATGCAGGCGCTGCTCGACGGCGTTCGGGCAAGAATTCCGCTAACGCCGGATGCCGAAATTACGATGGAAGCCAATCCCGGTACGGTTGAAGCCGACCGCTTCAGTGGCTATCAGCGTGCAGGCATAAACCGAATTTCCATTGGCGTGCAGAGTTTCGATCCGCAAAAGCTGACGCGCTTAGGGCGTATTCACGGCCCGGACGAAGCCAAGCGTGCCGCACAGCTGGCGACCGGTCTGGGCTTACGCAGCTTTAATCTGGACCTGATGCACGGCTTGCCGGATCAATCGTTGGACGAAGCGCTGGACGATCTGCGTCAGGCCATTGCGCTCAATCCACCGCATTTATCGTGGTATCAACTCACCATTGAACCGAATACGCTGTTCAGCTCGCGTCCGCCGACGCTACCGGACGATGACGCACTGTGGGACATCTACGAGCAGGGTCACGCGTTACTGAGCGCCGCCGGTTACCAGCAGTATGAAACCTCTGCCTATGCCAAACCGGGCTACCAGTGTCAGCACAACCTAAACTACTGGCGCTTCGGTGATTATTTGGGGATTGGCTGTGGCGCGCACGGCAAGCTGACCTTCAGCGACGGGCGCATTCTGCGCACGGTCAAAGTCCGCCATCCGCGTGGCTATATGCAGGGCACCTATCTGGATAAACAACACGACGTCGCTAACGACGATCGGCCATTTGAGTTTTTCATGAACCGCTTTCGCCTGCTGGAAGCCGCCCCACGCGAGGATTTCACGGCGTATACTGGTTTGGATGAAGAGAGTATCCGCCCGATGTTAGATCAGGCACTGGCACAAGGCTATCTGACTGAAACCGCGACGCACTGGCAAATCACCGAACACGGCAAGTTGTTCCTGAATTCCCTGCTGGAGCTGTTTCTGACAGAAGAAGAGTAA